From one Helicoverpa zea isolate HzStark_Cry1AcR chromosome 10, ilHelZeax1.1, whole genome shotgun sequence genomic stretch:
- the LOC124634123 gene encoding microsomal glutathione S-transferase 1-like, translated as MTITITLDHPLTQTYMVHSALLVVKLLALSPMAAMTWVRKGIFPNPDIVRRAYLSELKNLAPFWLVGALYVTTRPPPDVGISLFRMFTSARMIVILGYATRPVPPVFTDFALILSYLITCYMSMYVVYYYRDAI; from the coding sequence atgacgaTAACAATAACTTTGGACCATCCACTGACTCAAACGTACATGGTACATTCGGCTTTATTGGTGGTGAAACTATTGGCGTTGAGTCCTATGGCTGCAATGACATGGGTGAGGAAAGGCATATTCCCGAACCCCGACATCGTTCGTCGCGCATATCTATCGGAGCTCAAGAACTTAGCGCCGTTCTGGTTGGTTGGAGCCCTATACGTGACTACACGACCTCCCCCAGACGTCGGCATCAGTCTGTTTAGAATGTTCACATCAGCAAGAATGATAGTCATACTTGGGTACGCTACTAGACCAGTACCACCCGTTTTTACGGATTTTGCACTCATTCTGTCGTATCTGATTACTTGCTACATGTCTATGTATGTTGTGTACTACTACAGAGATGCAATTTga